Part of the Enterobacter pseudoroggenkampii genome, TGCGTCAGACGGTCGGCAATGATCGGGAACACGTCGCGGTTTACGAAGGCGTTATGACGCGCCAGTTCGCGGGTCAGCGCGGTTTCCGGCCAGCGTTCGATCTCGGCGGTGATCACGCTCTGGTGGAACGGTACGGCTTCAGGTTCAGCGTCCAGCCCGACGGGCCAGACGGCAATACCCAGCGGCTCACCGGCCTGACGCAGCATGCGGCCTAACTGGCCGTTACCGAGGACGCAAACCTGCTTCATGCCGCACCCCGCGGGTCCGGATTGTCCAGCACTTCGTCGGTCTGGGCTTTACGCCACTCCGCCAGACGCTGATGTAACGCTTTATCGTGCGTCGCCAGGATCTGCGCGGCCAACAGGGCAGCGTTCGCCGCGCCCGCTTTGCCAATCGCCAGCGTCCCGACAGGAATACCGCGCGGCATCTGGACGATGGAGTAGAGGCTGTCCACACCGCTTAACGCGGCGCTTTGTACCGGGACGCCCAGAACCGGCACCAGGGTTTTGGCGGCAATCATGCCCGGCAGGTGTGCTGCGCCGCCCGCACCGGCAATGATCACCTCATAACCGTTCTCTTCGGCGCTTTCGGCGAAGCTGAACAGTTTGTCCGGTGTACGGTGCGCGGAGACCACTTCGACGTGGTGCGGAACATTCAGGATTTCAAAGATTTCGGCGGCGAACTGCATGGTAGCCCAGTCGCTTTTGGACCCCATCACGATGGCGACACGCGCCGGATTATTGCGGGAAGACATGCGTCTTAAAACTCCTGTGGTGCGAAACACACTGCTTTCGAGGGCACAGAGAATAGCATGTTATACGGGCAAGGAAAACGGTTGCGCGGTTAAATCTTGAGCCGTTGTTGCCATCAATTCATAACAAAACAGACCGCATTCTGGCGGTCTGTTTTTGTCGAAGGGCAATCATTATTTCGTCAGTTCTGCGGTCATATACACGCGGTTGTCGACCTTCGCGCTGGTGATTTTGTAAGACGCGCCCTGTTCAGCAGCCTGTGCAGCAATTTTCGCTTCTGCGCGGTCAAGGGTTGAACCGGTTGCGCTGACGCTCTGCGCGAAAGCGCCGAAGGAAGCCAGGGAAAGAGCGGTAACTGCAACGAAAGTTTTGATGGATTTCATGGTCGTATTCCTTAAGTAATTTATCTGGGATAGGGCGTGCTGCCCTGATGTGATAAATAATAGGCCGACCACGGGCTGATTAAAATCGAAACAATTTGCCAATATTGTTCAAAAAAATAGAATGAACTGTAAGGGGTTAAAACGGAAAAGCGATCAGCTCCACACCCTCTGGCGTGACTTTGACCATGGATCCTTCTGAGTGCCATGCACCCAACACCACGCGATGGGCCGGTTCGCCGTTGGCGATAAGGGAATGCACGTCTGGACGATGGGTATGCCCGTGGATCAACCACTGAACGCCATGTTTTTCCATCACGTTGACCACCGCGTGAGGATTAACGTCCATGATGGTCATGGATTTGCTGCTGTTGGCGGCTTTACTGCCCGCGCGCATTCTGGCGGCGATGCGGTTGCGGATAAACAGCGGCAGGGCAAGGAACACCTTCTGGATCCACGGGGTGTGGACTTTAGCGCGAAACGCCAGGTAGCCGGTATCGTCGGTGCAGAGCGTGTCGCCGTGCATGATCAGCACCTTGCGGCCGTAGAGGTCGAGCACCTGTTCTTCCGGCAGCAGCGTCATGCCGCTTTCACGGGCGTAGCGCTTGCCGATCAGGAAATCACGGTTGCCGTGAATGAAGTAGCAGGGGACGCCGGAATCCACCAGCGCTTTAATGGCCGAAGCCATTTCACGGTGCAGCGGGTTAGGATCGTCGTCGCCAATCCAGGCTTCAAAGAGGTCGCCCAGGATGTACAGCGCATCGGCGCTTTTCGCTTCACCGCGTAAAAAACGCAGAAAACCGGCGGTTATCGCCGGTTCTTCTGTTTGCAGATGCAGATCCGCAATAAAGAGTGTCGCCACGAATTACTCGCTGACGGTCACGCTTGTAATCACAACGTCTTCTTTCGGAACGTCCTGGTGCATACCGCTGCGGCCAGTAGAGACGGCTTTGATCTTGTCAACCACGTCCATACCTTCAACCACTTCTGCGAATACGCAGTAGCCCCAACCCTGCAGGCTTTCGCCGGAGAAGTTCAGGAAGTCGTTGTCCGCCACGTTAATGAAGAACTGCGCGGTTGCAGAGTGAGGTGCCTGAGTACGCGCCATCGCCAGCGTGCCGCGGGTGTTTTTCAGGCCGTTGTTCGCTTCGTTCTTGATCGGCTCTTTAGTGGCTTTCTGGTTCATGCCAGGTTCGAAACCGCCGCCCTGGATCATAAAACCGTTGATCACGCGGTGGAAAATGGTGTTGTTGTAGAAACCTTCGCGGCAGTAGTCCAGGAAGTTTTTAACTGTTTCAGGCGCTTTGTCATCAAAGGTTTTGATTACGATATCGCCATGATTAGTGTGGAAAGTAACCATTTTTGCATCCTGTTCCGTTATTGTGGTACGTCGACCCGCGTTCGGGTCATCTATAGGGGCTTGTTATAGCATAACCACAGGATGCGATCACCTTGCATTGTGTGCTGCTTCGGGTTTGAATTACGGGTAGAATAGCCGGTTTTCAACCACACACGTGTTTACATGGAATCTTCGATGTTAAAAATCTTTAATACAATGACGCGCCAAAAAGAGGAATTTAAACCTATCCATGCCGGGGAAGTCGGCATGTACGTGTGTGGTATTACGGTTTACGATCTCTGTCACATTGGCCATGGCCGTACCTTTGTCGCTTTTGACGTGGTGTCACGCTACCTGCGTTTTCTGGGCTATACCCTGAAATACGTGCGTAATATCACCGACATCGACGACAAAATCATCAAGCGCGCTAATGAGAACGGCGAAAGCTTTGTCGCGCTGGTGGATCGCATGATCGTCGAGATGCACAAAGATTTCGACGCCCTGAATATTCAGCGCCCGGACAGCGAGCCGCGCGCGACCCACCATATTCACGAAATCATCGAGATCACCGAAAAGCTGATCGCACGCGGTCACGCCTACGTTGCGGACAACGGTGACGTGATGTTCTCGGTGCCAACGGACCCAACCTACGGTTCGCTTTCCCGTCAGGATCTGGATCAGCTCCAGGCCGGTGCCCGTGTCGACGTGGTTGACGTGAAGCGTAACCCGATGGACTTCGTGCTGTGGAAGATGTCCAAAGAGGGGGAGCCAAGCTGGCCATCCCCGTGGGGCGAAGGCCGCCCGGGCTGGCACATTGAGTGTTCCGCGATGAACTGCAAACAGCTGGGCAAGCACTTCGACATTCACGGCGGCGGTTCAGACCTGATGTTCCCGCACCACGAAAACGAAATTGCGCAGTCCACCTGCGCCCACGGCGGCGAGTACGTGAACTACTGGATGCACTCCGGGATGGTAATGGTTGACCGCGAGAAGATGTCGAAATCGCTGGGCAACTTCTTTACCGTGCGCGACGTGCTGAAGTATTACGACGCGGAAACCGTGCGCTACTTCCTGATGTCTGGCCACTATCGCAGCCAGCTGAACTACAGCGAAGAGAATCTGAAGCAGGCGCGCTCGGCGCTGGAGCGTCTGTACACCGCGCTGCGCGGGACCGACAGGTCTGTTCCGGCGGCAGGCGGCGAAGCGTTCGAAGCACGCTTTGTTGAGGTGATGAACGACGACTTCAACACCCCGGAAGCCTACTCCGTGCTGTTCGACATGGCGCGCGAAGTGAACCGCCTGAAGTCAGAAGATATGGCGGCGGCGAATGCGCTGGCGTCTCATCTGCGTAAGATCTCTTCCGTGCTCGGCCTGCTGGAGCAGGATCCGGACGTGTTCCTGCAGAGCGGTGCGCAGGCGGACGACGGCGAAGTGGCGGAAATTGAAGCGTTGATCAAAGCGCGTCTGGAAGCGCGTCAGGCGAAAGACTGGGCGGCGGCCGATGCGGCGCGTAACCGTCTGACCGAGATGGGCATCATTCTGGAAGACGGCCCGCAGGGTACCACCTGGCGCCGTAAGTAAGTCTGTAACGCCCGGTGGCGCTTACGCTTACCGGGCCTACGGGTAAAAGTAGGCCGGGTAAGGCGCAGCCGCCACCCGGCTTTTTTTACCTTCTTCTCCACCACAACATTCCCATCAGCACAACCCCCGGCAGCCACACCCACAGCAGTTCTGAAATAATCACCTGCTGCCCGTACGGCGTGGTATAGCGTGAGAGCGCAAACGGCGCGACCTTAATCACCTGCCACGGCGCAAAGAAGCGTTCATCTGACCACGGCCACAGCCAGCCGACGCCTTTTCCGCCTGTGGTAATCGAATCCAGCAGGCTGTGCGACAGCAGTGATACCGTTAAAAACAGCCAGCACCGCGTCAGGCTGGCCCTGAACCATCGTCGTCCAGTCAGCACGCAAAGTATCGGCACCACGAAGGCGAACAGCAGGGAGTGGGTAAAGCCGCGATGGCCGAAAACATTTCCATACGCGACGCCGAACCTGAACGCCAGCACGTCGGCATCCGGCAGCATGGCGAGGACAATCCCGGCAAACAACAGGCGAGGAGGAATCACTTTGGTTCCCAGGCCTAAGCCCAGACAAAGCGGAACAGCAGCGTGCGTAATAACGGTAGGCATTGACATTATCCATGGCAAATCATGGAAATATAGCAGTAAACCCGCGCCAGCAGACCCGCGTCAAATTCTTATTTTACGCCGACTCGCGCGCGATAAGCTGCCCGGAAAGCGTAATGCGCTGGGTTTGCAGCGTCGGCTCCTTCAGCGTGCGAATAATCAGCCCGGCCGCCTGACGCCCCGTCTCTTCGCTGGCGGACGAGACGTAGGTAAACGAGGGCGAGGTGAGGTTAACGTGGAGCATATCTTCGAAACCGACCAGCGCGACCTGCTGTGTTAAAAACACATCTTTACCCACCGTACGCCCGACCTGATGAATACCGGAGATGGAGCCGATCATGGCATCCGGCGAGTGGCAGAGCAGGGCGGTGATAGTATTGTTTTTTTCCAGCAGCTGGCGGGTGGCGAAACCCGCAGCCAGGGTGTCATCGCTGCAGGCCGGAGAGTATTCATCGCGCCAGACCAGCCCGTTTTGCGCCATCGCGCTGCGAAAACCGAGCAGGCGCTGTTCGCGGATAAGGCAGCCTTCGCGTCCGCCAATGTAGGCGATATTGCGATGACCGCGCTCGATAAGATAACGCACCGCCAGACTGGCCGCCTGACGGTTATCGCGCATCACCAGATTGCATTTTTCATCCAGCAGCGACTGAGAGACCACCACCAGCGGCAGCGGGCAGCGGCGAATCTGTTCCGGTAGGGTAGAGGTGCGGGTATCCGAGGCCAGATAGATCACCCCTGCGACGCCCTGCTGCTTAAACGACAGCAGGCAGCGCTCAAGTTGGTCATGGTCGTTCTGGGGCTGGCCGAGAAAAACCATATACCCCTGTTTTTCAAGATCCTGAACGATGCTCGCCATCACCTTGATGGAGAAACTGTCGCTAAAGTCACGGAGGATCAGGCCAATCAGATTGGACGTATTGGCGCGGAGGTTGGCAGCGGCAACGTTATGAACATAGCCCAGCGTATTGATGGCAGCGTTGACCTTCTCGATCGTTGCCTCTGAGATTTTCCCTTTCTGGCGCAGCACCAGCGAGACGGTGGAAACCGACACGCCCGCGTGCTTTGCGACATCAATAATGCTGACTTTCTTCAAAACCGCTCCCTGAAATTTACCGATTATCAGCCAGATAAAACACGTCTCCCAGCGTACAGGAGACGTGTCGTTCAGGCATCTTATTATTTGCCGATCATGGTGGACATGGTCTGGGCGATAAACTGTGCTCTGGCACCGAAAATCACCTGAATACCGTTGTCGCCGACAAAGACCACGCCGCGCGCGCCGAGTCCGTTCAGGCCGTCTTTATCCACCACCTCACTTTTTGTCACTTCCAGGCGAAGACGGGTGATACAGGCGCCGACGGAGTCGATGTTATGCGCCCCGCCCAGCAGGGTGATGATCTCGGTCGCGAGTTCAGAATCAGATTTCTCATCCGCGTTGGCGGTCACTTCAGTGCGGCCCGGCGTTTTCACGTCGAAGCGACGGATCACAAAGCGGAACGTGAAGTAATAAATCAGGCCCATTGGAATGCCGATGATAATGGCGCTCAGGAAGTGGGTCTGGTAGCCGTTAAACGACGGCAGGATCCCGAATGACAGATAGTCGATAAAGCCTGCAGAGAACGACTTGGCGATATGCGCATGCAGCAGGTACATGGTCATGTAGGCCAGACCCGCCATGATGGCGTTAAAGACGTACAGAATCGGTGCCACGAAGATAAAGGTAAACTCAACCGGTTCGGTGATCCCCGTCAGGAAGCAGGTGAGCGCCGCGGAGAACAGAATACCGGCCGCGATTTTCTTATTCTTCGTATGGGCTTCGTGATACATCGCCAGGCACGCGGCGGGCAGCGCGAACAGCATCAGCGGGAATTCACCCTGCATGAACTTACCGGCGTTCTGGTAGGTGTCGCTGCTGAAGGATTTCACCCCTTCTTCCAGCATCTTGAACCAGATGGTCTGGTCGCCATGGATCACCTGGCCTGCCTGGGTGGTGTAATCGCCAAACGAATACCAGAACGACGGATACCAGATATGGTGCAGACCGAGCGGGATCAGCGCACGTTCCACCAGACCGAAGATAAAGGTCGACGCCGCCTGATTATCGCCGTTCACCACCACGGAGAGCGCGTCGATACCGGCCTGGATATGCTGCCAGACGTACGGCAGCAGCAGCCCCATCAGGAAAGAGAGGAACGCCGTTGCAATCGCCACGAAGCGCTTGCCGGAAAAGAAGCCCAGGAACTCCGGAAGCTGCATGGTGTGGAAGCGGTTATAGCACCAGGCCGCGAGAATACCGCAGATTAGGCCGCCGAAGACGCCCATCTGCAGCGTCGGAATGCCCACCACCATGGCGTATTTCCCGCCCTGGGAGGCCATTTCCGGCGTGATGCTCAGCACGGTGCTGATGGTGATATTGGTGACAAACACCGAAACGGCCGCAGACAGCGCCGCGATGCCGGATTCTGATGCCAGACCCACGGCGGAGCCAATGGCAAACAGCATTGGCAGGTTATCAAAAATAACCCCACCCGCGTTCATCATCAGCGGCAGATGGAACTTATCGCCGAAGGCCAGCAGCAGGCCCGCAGCGGGAAGCAGTGAAATTGGCAGCATTAAGGCGCGACCAATCATCGATAACTTAGACAGCGATTTAACAAACCCTGATATCAGACTCATGCTGATTTCCCCCGAGTAGCGCTTTTTTTGGCGCTGTTATTGTAAGTAGAACGTTTTAGTAGAACGTTCTACTTATCGTGGGCAAAGAGTGAAAAACGCGCAACTGAATTTTCACGTTTCAACAGATGAAATAGTGATTATTTGAAGTTGATCGATAAATAACCGTGATGGGTGTGAGGGAATTTTTTATCCCCTCTCCCTGAGGGAGAGGGTTGGGGTGAGGGCATCAAACGGCTCAGGCCGTCACGGTTACGCTCTGTCCTTCAAAGCTCACGGTCTGTCCCGCGACAATCTTGCAGCGCTTGCGGGTTTCCACCACGCCGTCGACTTTTACCAGCCCGTCGGCGATAACGATTTTCGCCTGCGCGCCGCTTTCGCTCCAGCCTTCCAGCTTGAGCAGATCGCACAGCTCAACGTGCGGGTGTTTACCTAATGAAAAAGTCGCCATCTTACGCGTCCTCTACGTCGTGATATTCTTCGCATGCCTGCAAAGTATTCTGAATCAGCGTTGCGACGGTCATTGGACCTACGCCGCCCGGTACGGGGGTAATGTAAGAGGCGCGCGCGGCGGCATCTTCATACACCACGTCGCCAACCACTTTGCCGTTTTCCAGACGGTTAATCCCGACGTCCACGACGATTGCACCCTCTTTAATCCACTCGCCCGGAATAAAGCCCGGCTTACCGACCGCGACGATCAGCAGATCGGCATTTTCGACGTGATGACGCAGGTTCTTGGTGAAGCGGTGGGTCACGGTGGTGGTGCAGCCGGCCAGCAGCAGCTCCATGCTCATCGGACGGCCCACGATGTTAGAGGCACCAATCACCACGGCGTTCAGGCCGTAAGTATCGATGTTATAGCGCTCCAGCAGCGTCACAATGCCGCGCGGCGTGCACGGGCGCAGACGCGGCGCACGCTGGCACAGGCGGCCAACGTTGTACGGATGGAAACCGTCCACGTCTTTATCCGGTGCGATACGCTCCAGCACCTTCACGTTGTCGATACCTGCTGGCAGCGGCAACTGAACCAGAATGCCGTCGATCTCTTTATCGGCATTCAGAGTGTCAATAAGTTCCAGCAGTTCTGCTTCGCTGGTGGTTTCCGGCAAATCGTAAGAGCGGGAGACGAAGCCGACCTCTTCACACGCTTTGCGCTTGCTGCCGACATAAATCTGCGATGCCGGGTTGCTGCCAACCAGCACAACGGCCAGCCCGGGGGCGCGTTTTCCGGCGGCTTTACGCGCCTTCACTTTTTCCGCGACCTCAGAGCGCACCTGCTGCGCAATCGTTTTACCGTCAATAATCTTTGCTGCCATCAGAGAGAAGATTCCGTCTGTAACGTTCGAAAGGGGGGATGCGTGTATTTTGTCAGAAGCGAGCCTCGCTGTCAGTCACCCTTTACGCGTTTTTATCAGCAAGACGCAAAAACCCTTCTTAAGGGATGGTCAATTTCTTAGGCGGGATTAGGATGTGACCTGGCGAAATGGCAGCGTTTTGACATATTTAAAAATCGCCTCCTGAGCTACTTTGTCTCCTCCGAAATAAGCTTTCAATTACTCAATTGAACGTATTTCTTATTCCCGATTATTCGCGGGAAGGGTTATTTACATTTTAAAGGAATAGACATGAAACTCAGCAACATTGCTTCTACTGTTATTGCAACTTTGGCCCTGGTTGCGGGTGCCGCAAATGCAGCAGATCCTGCTGCGCCGGTTTCCGTAAATGGCGGTAC contains:
- a CDS encoding metal-dependent hydrolase, giving the protein MPTVITHAAVPLCLGLGLGTKVIPPRLLFAGIVLAMLPDADVLAFRFGVAYGNVFGHRGFTHSLLFAFVVPILCVLTGRRWFRASLTRCWLFLTVSLLSHSLLDSITTGGKGVGWLWPWSDERFFAPWQVIKVAPFALSRYTTPYGQQVIISELLWVWLPGVVLMGMLWWRRR
- the lpxH gene encoding UDP-2,3-diacylglucosamine diphosphatase yields the protein MATLFIADLHLQTEEPAITAGFLRFLRGEAKSADALYILGDLFEAWIGDDDPNPLHREMASAIKALVDSGVPCYFIHGNRDFLIGKRYARESGMTLLPEEQVLDLYGRKVLIMHGDTLCTDDTGYLAFRAKVHTPWIQKVFLALPLFIRNRIAARMRAGSKAANSSKSMTIMDVNPHAVVNVMEKHGVQWLIHGHTHRPDVHSLIANGEPAHRVVLGAWHSEGSMVKVTPEGVELIAFPF
- the ppiB gene encoding peptidylprolyl isomerase B, producing MVTFHTNHGDIVIKTFDDKAPETVKNFLDYCREGFYNNTIFHRVINGFMIQGGGFEPGMNQKATKEPIKNEANNGLKNTRGTLAMARTQAPHSATAQFFINVADNDFLNFSGESLQGWGYCVFAEVVEGMDVVDKIKAVSTGRSGMHQDVPKEDVVITSVTVSE
- a CDS encoding YdgH/BhsA/McbA-like domain containing protein — protein: MKSIKTFVAVTALSLASFGAFAQSVSATGSTLDRAEAKIAAQAAEQGASYKITSAKVDNRVYMTAELTK
- the folD gene encoding bifunctional methylenetetrahydrofolate dehydrogenase/methenyltetrahydrofolate cyclohydrolase FolD, which gives rise to MAAKIIDGKTIAQQVRSEVAEKVKARKAAGKRAPGLAVVLVGSNPASQIYVGSKRKACEEVGFVSRSYDLPETTSEAELLELIDTLNADKEIDGILVQLPLPAGIDNVKVLERIAPDKDVDGFHPYNVGRLCQRAPRLRPCTPRGIVTLLERYNIDTYGLNAVVIGASNIVGRPMSMELLLAGCTTTVTHRFTKNLRHHVENADLLIVAVGKPGFIPGEWIKEGAIVVDVGINRLENGKVVGDVVYEDAAARASYITPVPGGVGPMTVATLIQNTLQACEEYHDVEDA
- a CDS encoding PTS transporter subunit EIIC; protein product: MSLISGFVKSLSKLSMIGRALMLPISLLPAAGLLLAFGDKFHLPLMMNAGGVIFDNLPMLFAIGSAVGLASESGIAALSAAVSVFVTNITISTVLSITPEMASQGGKYAMVVGIPTLQMGVFGGLICGILAAWCYNRFHTMQLPEFLGFFSGKRFVAIATAFLSFLMGLLLPYVWQHIQAGIDALSVVVNGDNQAASTFIFGLVERALIPLGLHHIWYPSFWYSFGDYTTQAGQVIHGDQTIWFKMLEEGVKSFSSDTYQNAGKFMQGEFPLMLFALPAACLAMYHEAHTKNKKIAAGILFSAALTCFLTGITEPVEFTFIFVAPILYVFNAIMAGLAYMTMYLLHAHIAKSFSAGFIDYLSFGILPSFNGYQTHFLSAIIIGIPMGLIYYFTFRFVIRRFDVKTPGRTEVTANADEKSDSELATEIITLLGGAHNIDSVGACITRLRLEVTKSEVVDKDGLNGLGARGVVFVGDNGIQVIFGARAQFIAQTMSTMIGK
- the cysS gene encoding cysteine--tRNA ligase, which gives rise to MLKIFNTMTRQKEEFKPIHAGEVGMYVCGITVYDLCHIGHGRTFVAFDVVSRYLRFLGYTLKYVRNITDIDDKIIKRANENGESFVALVDRMIVEMHKDFDALNIQRPDSEPRATHHIHEIIEITEKLIARGHAYVADNGDVMFSVPTDPTYGSLSRQDLDQLQAGARVDVVDVKRNPMDFVLWKMSKEGEPSWPSPWGEGRPGWHIECSAMNCKQLGKHFDIHGGGSDLMFPHHENEIAQSTCAHGGEYVNYWMHSGMVMVDREKMSKSLGNFFTVRDVLKYYDAETVRYFLMSGHYRSQLNYSEENLKQARSALERLYTALRGTDRSVPAAGGEAFEARFVEVMNDDFNTPEAYSVLFDMAREVNRLKSEDMAAANALASHLRKISSVLGLLEQDPDVFLQSGAQADDGEVAEIEALIKARLEARQAKDWAAADAARNRLTEMGIILEDGPQGTTWRRK
- the malI gene encoding Mal regulon transcriptional regulator MalI; translated protein: MKKVSIIDVAKHAGVSVSTVSLVLRQKGKISEATIEKVNAAINTLGYVHNVAAANLRANTSNLIGLILRDFSDSFSIKVMASIVQDLEKQGYMVFLGQPQNDHDQLERCLLSFKQQGVAGVIYLASDTRTSTLPEQIRRCPLPLVVVSQSLLDEKCNLVMRDNRQAASLAVRYLIERGHRNIAYIGGREGCLIREQRLLGFRSAMAQNGLVWRDEYSPACSDDTLAAGFATRQLLEKNNTITALLCHSPDAMIGSISGIHQVGRTVGKDVFLTQQVALVGFEDMLHVNLTSPSFTYVSSASEETGRQAAGLIIRTLKEPTLQTQRITLSGQLIARESA
- the purE gene encoding 5-(carboxyamino)imidazole ribonucleotide mutase, which codes for MSSRNNPARVAIVMGSKSDWATMQFAAEIFEILNVPHHVEVVSAHRTPDKLFSFAESAEENGYEVIIAGAGGAAHLPGMIAAKTLVPVLGVPVQSAALSGVDSLYSIVQMPRGIPVGTLAIGKAGAANAALLAAQILATHDKALHQRLAEWRKAQTDEVLDNPDPRGAA
- the ybcJ gene encoding ribosome-associated protein YbcJ — encoded protein: MATFSLGKHPHVELCDLLKLEGWSESGAQAKIVIADGLVKVDGVVETRKRCKIVAGQTVSFEGQSVTVTA